One stretch of Ornithinimicrobium ciconiae DNA includes these proteins:
- a CDS encoding glutamate-5-semialdehyde dehydrogenase — translation MTSIDPQVVDYVHDVARRARVASRELALLTRAQKDAALHALADALEVGSAAVVSANQEDVERERAGGMVEGLVDRLTLTTERVRAVAQALRDVAALPDPVGEVVRGSTLANGLTIRQVRVPMGVVGMIYEARPNVTVDAAGLGLKSGNAVILRGGSAAGRTNEALVGILREALTAQGLPADAINLLTQGGRDAGRALMTARGLVDLVIPRGGASLIQTVVLESTVPVIETGVGNCHVYVDAGADLSTALAITINSKTHRPSVCNAAESLLVHTSVAADFLPKALAELAGAGVVLHTDARSGEYADTAGVAHDAVTDEHFATEFLTLEMSVAVVDDLDAALAHVQQFTSGHTEAIVTEDRAAARRWVNEVDAAAVMVNASTRFTDGGEFGFGAEIGISTQKLHARGPMALPELTTTKWVVEGDGQIR, via the coding sequence ATGACCTCGATTGACCCCCAGGTCGTGGACTACGTCCACGACGTCGCCCGCCGCGCCCGGGTCGCTTCCCGTGAGTTGGCGCTGCTCACCCGCGCTCAGAAGGACGCAGCGCTGCACGCGCTGGCCGACGCGCTGGAGGTCGGCTCGGCGGCCGTGGTCAGCGCCAACCAGGAGGACGTGGAGCGCGAACGAGCCGGTGGGATGGTCGAGGGGCTGGTGGACCGCCTCACCCTGACCACGGAGCGGGTCAGGGCGGTGGCCCAGGCGCTGCGTGACGTCGCGGCACTGCCCGACCCGGTGGGCGAGGTCGTGCGCGGCTCCACGCTCGCCAACGGTCTGACGATCCGGCAGGTGCGCGTGCCGATGGGGGTGGTCGGCATGATCTATGAGGCCCGCCCGAATGTCACGGTCGACGCTGCGGGGTTGGGCCTGAAGTCCGGCAACGCGGTCATCCTGCGCGGTGGCTCGGCGGCCGGCCGGACCAACGAGGCGCTCGTCGGCATCCTGCGTGAGGCATTGACCGCACAGGGCCTGCCGGCCGACGCGATCAACCTGCTCACCCAGGGCGGGCGGGACGCCGGACGTGCTCTTATGACGGCCCGCGGGCTAGTCGACCTGGTCATCCCGCGTGGTGGCGCCAGCCTCATCCAGACCGTGGTGCTGGAGTCCACCGTGCCGGTGATCGAGACGGGCGTCGGCAACTGCCACGTCTATGTCGACGCCGGTGCCGACCTGTCCACCGCCCTGGCGATCACGATCAACTCCAAGACGCACCGCCCCAGCGTCTGCAACGCGGCCGAGTCGCTACTGGTCCACACCAGTGTCGCCGCGGACTTCCTGCCCAAGGCGCTGGCCGAGCTGGCCGGTGCCGGGGTGGTCCTGCACACGGACGCGCGGTCGGGGGAGTATGCCGACACGGCCGGGGTCGCGCACGACGCCGTCACGGACGAGCACTTCGCGACGGAGTTCCTCACGCTGGAGATGAGCGTGGCCGTCGTCGATGACCTGGACGCGGCGCTGGCGCACGTCCAGCAGTTCACCTCTGGGCACACCGAGGCGATCGTCACCGAGGACCGGGCAGCGGCCCGCCGCTGGGTCAACGAGGTCGACGCCGCAGCGGTCATGGTCAACGCCTCGACCCGGTTCACCGACGGCGGAGAGTTCGGCTTCGGTGCCGAGATCGGCATCTCCACGCAGAAGCTGCACGCCCGCGGCCCGATGGCGCTTCCCGAGCTGACCACCACCAAGTGGGTCGTGGAGGGCGACGGGCAGATTCGCTGA
- the proB gene encoding glutamate 5-kinase: MTEPRDAIRTARRVVVKIGSSSITAPQGGVDLYRLQALTGVIAKRSLQGDQVLLVSSGAIAAGMTSLGLTKRPKDLATQQAAASAGQGGLMAAYTNALKLHGLNAGQVLLTADDMHRRSHYVNASRTLEKLLELEIVPIINENDTVATDEIRFGDNDRLAALVAHLVNADALILLTDVDALYDGHPRTPGTTRIPVVSSMEEITGVDISATGSAVGTGGMVTKVAAAQLATAEGIAVLLTSAEQAVQALAGEDVGTLFLPTGRKRRARSRWLAHASSVNGRLVLDAGAVEAVVQRQTSLLPVGVTRVEGMFRSGDTVDLCDPSGAVIARGLVSYDSTELTRVVGRRLDTATASARSRGGSAVAARTVIRRDDLVVL, encoded by the coding sequence ATGACGGAGCCCCGGGACGCGATCAGGACTGCGCGACGCGTTGTTGTCAAGATCGGCTCGTCCTCCATCACCGCACCGCAGGGCGGGGTGGATCTCTATCGGCTCCAGGCTCTGACCGGGGTGATCGCCAAGCGCTCGCTGCAGGGTGACCAGGTGCTGCTGGTCTCCAGTGGCGCGATCGCGGCCGGAATGACGTCCCTGGGGCTGACCAAGCGGCCCAAGGACCTGGCGACCCAGCAGGCGGCGGCCAGTGCCGGGCAGGGCGGGCTGATGGCGGCCTACACCAACGCCCTGAAGCTGCACGGCCTCAACGCCGGCCAGGTCTTGCTGACCGCCGACGACATGCACCGCCGGTCGCACTATGTCAACGCCAGCCGGACCCTGGAGAAGCTGCTCGAGCTGGAGATCGTGCCGATCATCAACGAGAACGACACGGTCGCCACCGACGAGATCCGGTTCGGGGACAACGACCGCCTCGCCGCGCTCGTCGCGCACCTGGTCAATGCCGATGCCCTGATCCTGCTGACCGATGTCGATGCCCTGTATGACGGCCACCCGCGCACGCCGGGCACCACCCGGATCCCCGTGGTCAGCTCGATGGAGGAGATCACCGGTGTCGACATCTCGGCCACCGGGTCCGCGGTCGGGACCGGCGGGATGGTGACCAAGGTGGCTGCCGCCCAGCTGGCCACTGCCGAGGGGATCGCGGTGCTGCTGACCTCCGCCGAGCAGGCGGTCCAGGCCCTGGCCGGCGAGGACGTCGGGACCCTGTTCCTGCCCACCGGGCGCAAACGCCGGGCCCGCAGCCGGTGGCTGGCCCACGCCAGCAGCGTCAACGGCCGCCTGGTGCTGGACGCCGGCGCCGTCGAGGCTGTCGTTCAGCGGCAGACCTCGCTGCTGCCCGTCGGGGTGACACGCGTCGAGGGGATGTTCCGCAGCGGTGACACGGTGGACCTGTGTGACCCCAGCGGGGCGGTGATCGCCCGCGGGCTGGTCAGTTACGACTCGACCGAGCTCACCCGGGTTGTCGGCCGACGCCTGGACACCGCGACCGCCAGCGCCCGCAGCCGCGGCGGATCTGCGGTGGCCGCACGCACCGTCATCCGCCGCGACGACCTCGTCGTCCTGTAG